The sequence ACGGTTCATTAGCCCTTACTGGAAAAGGACATTTAACAGACTGGATAGTTGAGAAAACTTTAGGTAAAGAAAAAACTGAGATTATTTGGAAGCCTGAATTTATTCATCCTTTTCATCCTAATGCAATGAAATTTTTTGCGTATGATAAAAATGGGGATGAAATAAAAAATTGGTTAGTTTTTTCAGTTGGTGGAGGAACTATTATAGAAGAAGGACAAGAAAGAAATTCAAGGTCAACTGTTTATCCTTTAAAAAAAATGGATGATATATTAGAGTGGTGTGAATCTAATAAAAAGGAATTGTGGGAATATGTGTTCCAATATGAAGATAAAAATATAAAATTATTTCTATTAGATATATGGCAAGCAATGAAAGAAGCTGTAGAAAGAGGAATAATTAAAGAAGGAGTTCTTCCTGGAAGTATCGGGTTAAAGAGAAGAGCAGCAGTATTTTATAAAAAAGCCAGAACAGAAGGGAAAGTAAGAGCTTTTAGAGGAAAACTATTTGCTCATACTTTAGCTGTTTCAGAAGAAAATGCTGCAGGAGGAAGAGTTGTAACAGCTCCTACTTGTGGAGCGGCAGGAGTTATTCCAGGTACTTTATATACTTTAGTAGGAACTTTTGAATTATCTGATGATGAAATAGTAAAAGCGTTAGCTATAGCGGGTCTTATAGGAAATATAGTTAAAGAAAATGCTAGTATATCTGGAGCTGAAGCAGGATGTCAAGCTGAAGTAGGAACAGCATGTGCTATGGCAGCAGGAATGGCAACCTTTATAATGGGAGGAACAAAAGAACAAATAGAGTATGCTTCAGAGATGGCTTTGGAGCATAGTTTAGGATTAACTTGCGATCCTGTTGGAGGTTATGTGCAAATTCCATGTATAGAAAGAAATGCATCAGCAGCAGCCAGAGCTTTAGATACAGCTAATTATGCTATATATACCGATGGAATTCATTCTGTTTCTTTTGATGATGTGGTAATTACAATGAAAGAAACAGGAAAAGATATGAAAAAAGAATATAGGGAAACTTCATTGGGAGGATTAGCAAAATATTATTGTCCTCATTGTTAAAGAAGCTAGGAGAAAGAAATGAAATTAATAATTGGATTGGGAAATCCAGGTAAAAAGTATGAAAAGACAAGGCATAATATAGGTTTTATGGTGGTTGATGAAATTTCTAGAAAATTAAATCTTAATAATTTCAAAGAGAAATTTAAAGGATTATTAATAGAAACTAGTTATAATAATGAAAAATTATTTTTATTAAAACCACAAACGTATATGAACTTAAGTGGGGAATCGATAGTTGAACTTGTTAATTTTTATAAGTTGGATATTGAAAAAGATGTGATAGTAATTTATGATGATATGTCTATGGATTTTGGAAAAATAAGAATAAGAGAAAAAGGTAGTGCTGGTGGACATAACGGAATAAAATCAATTATATCTTTTTTAGGAGATAAATTTACAAGAATTAAAGTCGGTATAGGTGGAGCAAAAACTGATGATAAGATTATAGAACATGTAATAGGTCGGTTTTCAATAGAAGAAGAAAAAGACTTGGGAATTATAATTGAAAATGTTTCTGAAATGACTTTATTGTTAGCAAAAGGTGAAAAAAAAGATAAAGTATTGCAGAAAACTAACAAAAAGTGATTAAATAATACTCAAAATGCTCAAAAAAATATTGTTAAAAAATTATAAGTGTGGTAAACTCTAGAGGGGATTATTTATTATATTAATTAATAAATTTTATATAAGTTTAAGGAAGGAGATTTGTATGAAGTTTTTTGGATTCAAGGGTGGAGTACATCCGCCTGATAACAAAGCTCAAACGGCAAAATTAGTAACTGAGGATATGGTGTCACCTAAAATGGTATACGTACCAATGCAGCAGCATATAGGAGCTCCATTAGATCCAATAGTGAAAATTGGAGAAAGAGTTTTAAAAGGTCAGAAAATAGCTGACTCGAAGGCATTTATGTCTACAACTATTCATGCACCAGTTAGTGGAGTTGTAAAA comes from Fusobacterium sp. JB019 and encodes:
- a CDS encoding L-serine ammonia-lyase, which gives rise to MDSLKELFKIGNGPSSSHTMGPERAARKFKKEVSNAEKYKVELYGSLALTGKGHLTDWIVEKTLGKEKTEIIWKPEFIHPFHPNAMKFFAYDKNGDEIKNWLVFSVGGGTIIEEGQERNSRSTVYPLKKMDDILEWCESNKKELWEYVFQYEDKNIKLFLLDIWQAMKEAVERGIIKEGVLPGSIGLKRRAAVFYKKARTEGKVRAFRGKLFAHTLAVSEENAAGGRVVTAPTCGAAGVIPGTLYTLVGTFELSDDEIVKALAIAGLIGNIVKENASISGAEAGCQAEVGTACAMAAGMATFIMGGTKEQIEYASEMALEHSLGLTCDPVGGYVQIPCIERNASAAARALDTANYAIYTDGIHSVSFDDVVITMKETGKDMKKEYRETSLGGLAKYYCPHC
- the pth gene encoding aminoacyl-tRNA hydrolase; this encodes MKLIIGLGNPGKKYEKTRHNIGFMVVDEISRKLNLNNFKEKFKGLLIETSYNNEKLFLLKPQTYMNLSGESIVELVNFYKLDIEKDVIVIYDDMSMDFGKIRIREKGSAGGHNGIKSIISFLGDKFTRIKVGIGGAKTDDKIIEHVIGRFSIEEEKDLGIIIENVSEMTLLLAKGEKKDKVLQKTNKK